One Salvelinus namaycush isolate Seneca chromosome 4, SaNama_1.0, whole genome shotgun sequence genomic window carries:
- the LOC120045990 gene encoding dynein intermediate chain 3, ciliary-like: MEIVHVYTKKRNEFGRQCNFSDRPAELHVDILPDPSLASNFIERDPCDVPIQCTQEMSEHEVNTERFESDTRGINHVEGGWPKDVNPQEMEQTIRFRKKVEKDEHYFSTIMQLGSNMEHCIKQNNAINIYQEYFEEEEVVEESEEQPSAKTINVFRDPNEIKRTATCLSWHPDGSCKLAVAYSSLGFQNISPDMSYDSYIWDIENPNKPEMTLKPVSLLVCLEYNPKDSHILVGGSYNGQIAYWDTRKGSQPVEMSTIEHSHRDPVYKVIWLQSKTGTDTFSASTDGQVLWWDIRKMSEPTERLVLDPNKKGNLDNALGAISLEFETTMPTKFMVGTEQGLVVSCNRKAKTPAEKIVCTYSGHHGPIYALQRNPFFPKNFLTVADWTARIWSEDIKESSIMWTKYHMAYLSDGCWSPVRPSVFFTVKMDGTLDVWDFLFKQNDPTLSLKVCDEALYSLRVQDNGRFLACGSQLGTATLLEISPGLCTLQRNEKALATAMFERETKREKILEARHREMRLKERSRSEQSKDEDTKEGDGEESVEELATRTEAEFYEIVEAELKKRAKEQEKKEKDVCEEKEV, translated from the exons ATGGAGATAGTTCATGTGTACACCAAGAAGCGCAATGAGTTTGGGCGACAGTGTAATTTCTCTGATCGGCCTGCTGAGTTGCATGTGGACATCCTCCCTGATCCTTCTCTGGCATCCAACTTCATTGAGAGAGACCCTTGCGATGTTCCCATACAGTGCACACAAGAGATGTCCGAGCATGAG GTGAACACAGAGCGCTTTGAGTCAGACACCAGGGGGATAAACCATGTGGAGGGAGGCTGGCCCAAGGACGTCAACCCTCAGGAGATGGAGCAGACCATCCGCTTCAGGAAGAAAGTGGAGAAAGATGAGCATTATTTCAGCACCATCATGCAGCTGGGCAGT AATATGGAGCATTGCATCAAACAAAACAATGCCATCAACATCTACCAGGAGTActttgaagaggaggaggtggtggaggagtcCGAGGAGCAGCCCTCAGCCAAAACCATCAATGTTTTCAG AGACCCGAACGAGATAAAGCGCACTGCCACCTGTCTGTCCTGGCATCCCGATGGCAGCTGTAAACTGGCTGTGGCCTACTCTTCACTAGGGTTCCAGAACATCTCCCCAGACATGAGCTATGACTCATATATATGGGACATTG AGAATCCCAATAAGCCGGAGATGACCCTGAAACCGGTCTCTCTACTGGTCTGTCTGGAGTACAACCCCAAAGACTCTCACATCCTGGTCGGAGGCAGCTACAATGGCCAGATCG CTTATTGGGACACTCGCAAGGGGAGCCAGCCGGTGGAAATGTCCACAATAGAGCACAGCCACAGAGACCCTGTCTACAAAGTCATCTGGTTGCAGTCAAAGACAGGAACCGATACCTTTTCTGCATCTACGGACGGTCAG GTGCTGTGGTGGGACATCCGTAAGATGAGTGAGCCCACAGAGAGGCTGGTACTGGACCCCAACAAAAAGGGCAACCTGGACAATGCCTTGGGGGCGATCTCACTGGAGTTTGAGACCACTATG CCCACAAAGTTTATGGTGGGGACAGAGCAAGGGCTGGTGGTCTCCTGTAACCGCAAGGCCAAGACCCCGGCAGAGAAGATAGTGTGTACGTACAGCGGTCATCACGGCCCAATCTACGCCCTGCAAAGGAACCCTTTCTTCCCCAAGAACTTCCTGACCGTAGCCGATTGGACAGCCCGCATCTGGTCCGAAGACATCAAGGAGTCGTCCATCATGTGGACAAA ATACCATATGGCCTATCTGTCAGATGGCTGCTGGAGTCCAGTACGGCCCTCTGTGTTCTTCACCGTCAAAATGGACGGGACGCTAGACGTTTGGGACTTCCTCTTCAAACAGAACGACCCCACCCTCAGTCTAAAA GTGTGTGATGAGGCTCTGTACAGCCTGCGGGTGCAGGATAACGGGCGCTTCCTGGCCTGTGGCTCTCAGCTGGGCACTGCCACCCTGCTGGAAATCTCCCCAGGGCTGTGTACCCTCCAGAGGAACGAGAAGGCCCTAGCCACTGCG ATGTTTGAGCGGGAGACTAAACGGGAGAAGATCTTGGAGGCGCGCCACCGTGAGATGCGTCTGAAGGAGCGCAGCCGCTCGGAGCAGAGCAAGGACGAGGACACCAAGGAGGGCGACGGAGAAGAGAGCGTCGAGGAGCTAGCAACTCGCACGGAGGCAGAGTTCTATGAGATAGTAGAAGCTGAGCTGAAGAAGAGAGCTAAGGAGCAAGAAAAAAAG GAGAAAGACGTGTGTGAAGAGAAAGAAGTCTGA